CTGCCGTCCCCCGCCAGGGATTTCATCCTGTTCGAGGACTTCCGCGACGACCCGGCGGCGCATCCGCTGCGCACGCCCAGCGGACGCATCGAACTCTACAGCCACACCCTGGCGTCGTACGGTTGCGAGGACTGCGGGCCGCATCCGCGCTGGATGCCGCCGGGCGAATGGCTGGGGGCTCCGGCGGCGCGCGATTATCCGCTGCACCTGCTGACGGTGCAGCCGGCCGACCGCCTGCACAGCCAGCTGGATCCGGCGCCGCTGGCGCAATCCGGCAAGGTGGCGGGGCGCGAGGCCGTCCGCATCCATCCCGCCGACGCGCGGGCGCGGGGTCTGCGCGATGGCGACGTCGTGCGCCTGTACAACGCGCGCGGCGCCTGCCTGGCCGGCGCACGGCTGGATGACGGACTGCTGCCTGGCACAGTGGTGATGGCCACGGGTGCCTGGTTCACGCCGCCGGCCGGCGGCGATGCGCCGGAAGACGCCGGTACCGCCAACGTCCTGACGCTGGACGTGGGCACTTCCACTTTGACGCAAGGACCGAACGCCATGAGCTGCCTGGTGCAGGCGGAGCGCTGGAGTGTCGGCCGCAACGAAACGAAAGGAGCATGACATCCATGGGCATCATCAAGGAATTTCTCTCGGGCCGCGATGGCGGCGCCCGCCGCGCGGGCGGCATCGCGGTCGGCTCGATGTCGTCGGGCATGGCGGTCGAACTGCCTTATGTCGCCGTGCGCGGCGCGCAACCCGGCAAGACGCTGTGGCTGCATGGGCAGGTGCATGGCGATGAAATCAACGGCATGGTGGCGGCGCTGCGCTTCGCCGCGCGGCTGGATCCGCAGGCCATGCGCGGCAACGTGGTCGTGACGCCGACGGGTAATCCGCACGCGCTGGATCTCCGGCGCAAACGCAATCCCTATGACGACCTGGACCTCGACCAGTGCTACCCGGGCAATGCGCGCGGTCTCATTTCCGAGCGGCTGGCCTATGCGTTGATGAACGAGATGCGCGGTACGGCCGACCTGGTCATCAACCTGCATACGATGAACCCGCTGTTCGATGCGAAGCCGTATGCGGTGTACAAGCTGAATCCCGATAGCGGGATCGGCGAGCGCGAGCTGCTGCGCGCCATCGCCTTGTTCGAGCCCAGCGTCGCCTGCCGTATGGATGTGGGTGGGAAGGGCGAGCTACCGGGCAATATCGCCGGCGCGCTGGACTATCAATGCCAGACGGCCGGCATTCCCGCGTTCATGCTCGAACTGGGCGGCGGCAGCCGTTATGAGGCCGCCAATGTGGCGCTGGCGGAACGCGGCTTCGAACGCCTGGCCGCGCAGATGGGCATACTGGACAGGCAGGCGGCCGCGCCGGCGTCGGTGCGCCGCGTGACGCGCCGCGGCTGGATCACCTTCGATCACGGTGGACTGTTCGTGCCGGAGGCGCAGGCCGGCGACGAAGTGCGCAAGGACGCCCTGTTGGGCACGGCGATGGATATATACGGCACGGTGCGCGAGCACATCCGCGTGCCCGCGGACGGCATCATCATCGGCCTGCGGCGCGATCCCGTCGTGCATACCGGGGAGCGCGCCGCATTCGTCGGCTACGAATGGGACAGCTACGCGCTGTGAACGGCGCGCGCGCCGATCCTTCATGGGAAGGCCTTGCGGCGCAGCATGTCCTGGAACGCCGCGAAGATCTTCCGCATATAGGGCGGCTTGTAGGGATAGAGGTCTTCCGGGTCCATCGCGTGGATGACGCCGCAGGTATCGCCCTCGAAAACCAGCAGGCGGCCATCCGGCGTTTCGGCGCAGTCCATCACCAGGTAGTCCAGCCCGACGCGGCGATGGATTTCCGCGAAGGCCTGCGCATGGCGGCCGCCGAAGCCGCCGTCGAAGTCGCGCATCTGCTCGGCTTCCTCGGCCCGGTTGCTGGCGTTTTCCGCCATGTCGGCATTCAGGTAATGCACCATCCAGCGCGGCGAGATGCCGAGATGGCCCAGGTAGGGTACGCCGTCGATCAGCACCACCCGATACTTGCGGTAGCGGCCGTCGGTGCTGCGGTACTCGACGAAGCGCGAGACGTAGAATTCGGCGGCGTCGCTGCCGGCCAGGTACTCGGCCAGGTCGGCGGCGCGGTCTATCTTCGCCAGGCCCTGTCCCGCATGCGAGTCGATCGGCCGTACGAGTATGGGGTAATCGATGCCGGGCAGCACGCTCGCCGGTGCGGCGGCGCCCTCGGCGATGGCGGCCAGCGCCGGGCGTCCGACGCGCGCGATCTCCGGCACCACGATGCCGGGCGCGTCCCGCAGGGCTTCCGCCAGGCCGTCGCGCGATGTCTTCAGGACGTGCTCGGGGCGATTCACCACGGGGGTATGCCACTGTCCCACCGGCTCGGCCAGTGCCTGCAGCAGCGGCCGGTTGGCCGCCGATTCGCCGATGGCCACGATCAGCGCATCGTGCGGCGGCAGCGCGGCGGGGGCGGGCACGCCGTCGCCCACGTACAGGATATCCAGCGACACGTCCGAATCCGCGACCAGGAACTCGAGCGGCGTATTGGCCAGGAAGTCGCCGCAGGACACCAGCGCCAGCAGGCGCACGCCGCCCGGCCTTGCCGCCGGCATGTGGTACAGCGGCCGGGTCTGCACCGCATGGCGTTGCAGCGCCAGCGCGGTGTCGCGCTGGCCCAGCAGCAGCAGCGTCATGGACAGGTCCAGCGCGGCATTGGCATCGTCGGGGTCCTGCTGGGCGCGGGCCAGCAACTGCTGGCGCAGCCCGTCCAGGTCGCCCTGCCGGAAGGCCAGGGTAATGAGCCGGGCCTTGCCGATCAGCGGCGGGCGTTCGGCGGCGATGGGGGATACGGTGTCGGTCATGGTATCGATTGGACTTCCGGTGCAAGCGCGCCCAGCTCGGCGCCGATGCGCAGCACCGCGTCGCAGAGCCGGTCGACGTCGGCGGACGTGGTGCGGTGGTTGACGATGGCGGCGCGGATGGCCAGCGTGCCGTTGATGCGCGTGGTGGATGGCGCGGCGATGCCGGATTCCTGTACGGCCTGCGCGATCGCCGTGTTCAGGCGATCGCTGGCGTGCGGCCCGTCCGCGGGGTAGCGGAAGCAGACGATGTTCAAGGCCACGGGCGCCAGCAGCTCCAGCCGGGGCTCGTCCGCGACCCGGCGCGCCAGATGGCGAGCGACGTCGCAGCTGCGGGCGATGGCCGCGCCGAGTTGATCCGCCCCGTAGACCGTCAGCGTGAACCAGGTCTTCAACGCGCGAAACCCGCGCGACAGGTCCGGGCCATAGTCGCAAGGCCATGGCGAATCCGCGGCCAGTCCGCGCGTCTCCCGGCTCAGGTAGGCCGCGCTGGCTTCGAACGCCGCGCGATGCGTCGCGCCATCGCGCACCAGGATGAAGCCGGCGTCGTAGGGCACCTGCCCCCACTTGTGGAAGTCGAAGGCGATGGAATCGGCGCGTTCGATGCCGGCCAGCAAAGGCGCCAGCGTGGGCGCGAGCATGGCCAGGGCCCCAAAGGCGCCATCCACATGGAACCACATGCCTTCATCGGCGGCGATGTCGGCCAGGACGTCCAGCGGATCGATGGCCCCGACGTCGACCGTGCCGGCCGTCCCCGCGATCAGGAAAGGCTGGAAGCCCGCCCGGCGGTCGGCGGCGATCGCGGCGCGCAAGGCGGCCGGATCCATGCGGAAATCGCGGTCGACGGGAATCCGCCGCAGGGCGTCGGCGCCCAGGCCCGTGATGTCCATCGCCTGGGCGATGCAGGTGTGCGCGCAGGCGGACGTGTATGCCACCAGCCGCACCGCTGGCTGTCCCGTCTGTCCGGCCACGCCCGCGCGCCTGACCGTCTGTCCCAGGGCGGCGGCGCGCGCCACCAGGACGCCGACCAGGTTGGCCATGGACGTGCCCGTCACGAACAGGCCGCTGGCGGCGTCCGGGAAACCGAACAGTTCGCGCATCCAGCGGGTGATCTGCCGTTCCACTTCGACCGGAATCTGGTTGCGGCCGCCCAGGTTGGCGTTCAGGCCGGCGGCCAGCGTTTCGGCCAGCATGCCCACGGCGGTGCCGCCGCCGTGCACCCAGCCCATGAAGCCGGGGTGCGCGTTGCCCACGGCATAGGGCAGGATGTCGCGCATGAAACGGTCATGCGCGGCCGCCAGGCTGGTCGGCTGGCGCGGCAAGGGTGTGCCGAAGCCGGCGCGGACGTCGGCCGGCGCGGGCTGCCAGACGGGGCGCTCGCGCAGGCCGGCCAGGTAGTCGAACATGTCGTCGAGCATCCTGTGGCCTTGCGCGCGCAGCTCCGCCCAGTCGGTAGGATCCAGCGAACCGCCGGACGGCGGCGCGGTGGGGGGAAGGGTCATGCGTATCTGCCGGAATGCGTGGCTGCCGGACGGCGGCAAGGGTCGCGCGGCGTCGCGGGCAGCCGCAGGCATGTTGCCACCGGGCCGGCCGGCGGGGATACCGGATCAGCGGCCGAGTCCCGGCCCAGTTTGGGCTTTTGCCCGACAGGCGGGGCGGGCGCCGGGGGGCACGTGCCGATACAATTCCGGACCGGCCGTCGTCCGCCCCGTCGTGGGCCCCGTCGCGGGCCCGCCATTTGCCCGCCATTTGCCCGTCTTGCGCCCGTGATGGGCCCGTCGGGTGCCCGTGATGATGTGCCCGGCGGTCCACGCCGCGGTACGCCTGGCCGTCCGAACATGGCGCCACTCGCGCGTCCCCTGGCGCGCTGGTTCAGCAGGAGCAATAGTGAGCATCGAGCAGCAGCAGGGACCGGCCGCCGTGGGCAGCGCCGGGCCGGCGCCCCAGGGTGGGGAACCGCCGGGACAGGAGCCCCAGCCGCCGTCCAACAGCGGCCGCGGCGTGGCCTGGCTGGTCGCCGGCGCGTTCTTCATGGAAATGCTGGACGCCACCGTCATCACCACCGCCTTGCCCGAAATGGCCCAGAGTTTCGGCGTCCGGCCGGCGGACATGTCCATCGGCATGAGCGCCTACCTGCTGGCGCTGGCCGTGTTCATTCCCGTCAGCGGCTGGGTCGCCGACCGCTACGGCCCGCGCCGGGTCTTCGGCGGCGCGCTCGCCCTGTTCACCGTGGCGTCCATCCTGTGCGGATTGTCGCAATCGCTGCCGCAATTCACCGCCGCCCGCATCCTGCAGGGCCTGGGCGGGGCGATGATGGTGCCGGTGGGCCGTCTCGCGGTCCTGCGCGTGACGCCCAAGCAGGATCTGGTCAAGGCCATCGCCATCATCACCTGGCCCGGCCTGGCCGCGCCGGTGATCGGTCCGCTGGTGGGCGGCATCGTCACCACCACCCTGAGCTGGCACTGGATCTTTTTCCTCAACGTTCCCCTGGGCCTGATCGCGCTGGCGGCCAACGCGCGGCTGGTGCGCGGCAGCGCCGGCGGCAGGCGGCCCTTCGATCTGCCCGGTTTCATCCTGACCGGCGTGGGCTGCAGCATGCTGATGTACGCCGTCGACCTGTGCGGCAAGCTGGACGTGGAAGCCGGCCTGGTGGCGGGGCTGATGGTGCTGGCCGTGGCCTCGCTGGCCCTGGCGGTGCGGCATCTGCGCCGCGCGCCGCATCCGCTGGTCGACCTGACGCCCATGCGCTACCGGACGTTCGCGGTCACCATGTACGGCGGCTCCCTGTTCCGTATCGCGATCGGCAGCGCGCCCTTCCTGTTGCCGCTGATGTTCCAGGTGGGGTTCGGCCTGTCGCCCGTGCAGGCGGGCTCGCTGATGCTGGCGCTGTTCGCCGGCAACCTGGCGATGAAGCCCGCCACCACCTGGGTGATGCGCAGGTTCGGTTTCCGTCACGTATTGGTGGGCAACGGGCTGCTCGTCGCCATCGGTTTCGGGCTCTGCGCCACGCTGACGGCGGGTACGCCGGCCTGGTGGACGTCCGCGCTGCTGTTCTTCTGCGGCATGAGCCGCTCGATGCAATACACGGCGCTGAATACGCTGGGTTTCGCCGATATTCCCAAGCCGGCCATGACCGGCGCGACCACGCTGTTCAGCGCCTGCCAGCAGCTGAATGCCGGCTTGGGCATCGCCTTCGGCGCGGTGGCCCTGCGCGCGGCGGAGTGGCTGACCGGCCATGGCCAGGCCGCGCCCCAGCCCCTGCAATTCCGCGTCGCCCTGCTGCTGTCGGCCTTGCTGGCGGCGGTGGCGGTGCTGGACAGCGCGCGGCTGCCCGCCAATGCCGGGGCGGACATCAGCGGGCACCGTAAACCCGCGCGGCGCGGCGCCGCGTGACCCTCAGTCGCGTGAACCTCAGTCGCGTGAACCTCAGTCGCCGTCCTCGCTGGCGGTGACGTGATCCTGGCCGGCTTCCAGGAAACGCTTGAGCCGCAGCAGGTCGTCGCGGGCCTGCGCCCCGGGGGTGTCGCCCCAGAGCTTGGCGACGATGCGGCCGAGTTCGCCGGCCGGCGGTTCGTAGGCGATCACCGCCTGGACTTCCGTGCCCAGGCCGACCACGTCGCTGAAGGTCAGCGAGCCCGTATGCCGCACCGGCGATTCCGGCGTCGATTCCCAGGCGATACGGCTGCCGGGCACGTCTTCCGTGATGACGGTATCCCACTCCAGCGCGCGTCCCAGGGGGGCCTCGATGGTCCAGTGGCTGCGCCGGTCGTCCATCACCTCCACGGTGCGGACGTGTTCCATGAACTGGGGAAGATTGCGGAATTCCCGGCAGAAGGCGTAGACCTCGGCGATCGGGCGCTGTACGACGATGCGCTGGGACGACGCCGCCGCGGTGTTCCAGCCGCGCTCGGCGGCGATGGCGCGTTCGTGCGGCGTCTTGGCCAGCCGCGCCTTGACGGCGCAGCGGCCGGACAGCCCGCGGCTCACCAGCGCGCCGCCCGCCAATGCGGCCAGTATCCCGACCAGGCCGCCCCGGCGCAGGCCGGCCAGCACCAGCGCCCCCCCGCCGACGCCGGACATCAAGCGCTCGGTATCGTTCAGGTTGGCCGGTCCCAGTTCCGGTTTGGCGGACAGGAACGCCAGCAATTGCGACACGTTCTTGGACGTTGTTGATGCCATAAGCGTTCTCCGCCGTCCTAGCGCGCCTGGGCCTGGCGGTTCGCCGCGCGGGTGCGGGCGGCCTTGCGCGCCGCGGCGGAACGGCCTGCCGCGCCCTTCGTCTGGGCGGCCTTGCGCGCGGCCGCCGACCTGTCGGTCGACGTGCGCTTGCTCGCCGCCGTCCTGGCCTGTCCCGACAGCGCGCGCTTGGACGCGCCCGCGGTGCTTTCGCGCTTCAGCGCGCGCGTGGTGGCCGCCGACCGCTTGGCGGACTTGGTCGCGCCGCGGCTGGCCTTGGCTTCATCCTGCTTGGCTTTTTTCTTGGTGGTCTTGGACGCGGTGGATTTGGTCGGCACCTTGACGCCGGACCGGCGCGCTTCGGACAAGCCGATCGCCACGGCCTGCTTGGCCGAGCGCACGCCGTGCTTGCCTTCGCGTACATGATCGATCTGTTCGCGCACGAATTCGCCGGCCTGGGTGGACGCCGACTTGCCTTGCTTCTTGTCGCGCTCCGCGCGAGCCAGGGTTTTGCGTTCGGGCATGATCAACTCCATCGAAGAACGAGCCCAGGATGGGCCCGATGGGTGTGCCGTACGGGCAGCAAACCCCATGCCGTGGTGGCCACGCGCCCGCGTCGCGCCGCGAAGGATGCGGGGCCAAGGGCGGGCGGCAGGGAGGACGGCAGGTTGAGCACGGCATTTGCGACGCATGGCATCGCGGCCGGCGAGGTGCGTGTCACTTCCGGCACGGACCCGCCGCGCGGTTTCATGGAGAATTCAAATGGCCAATCATGTTTACAAGCAGATCGAGCTGGTCGGCTCCTCGACCACGTCCAGCGACGACGCGGTTTCGCGCGCGATCGAACGCGCCTCGTCCACCTTGCGCAACATCGAGTGGTTCGAAGTGACCAGCGTGCGCGGGCACATCGAGCAGGGCAAGGTGGCCCACTGGCAGGTGGGCCTGAAGATCGGCATGCGAATCGAAGAAGCGGATTGACGCGCGTTCAGGCGGCCAGCTTTTCCACCCAGGCCACATAGCGGTCCACCCAGCCTTGCAGAAAAGCGCGGGTGTCGGCATTCGCGATGGCGCCGTCGGCATCGAAGAATCCGTCCTTCATCTGCAGGAAGACCTCCGGAAGGGTCAGCGACATCGACCCTTCCGCCGCCAGGATATTGCGCAGGTGCTGCTGCGCCATCGCCGTGCCCGCGTTGCTGGGCGAGATGCCGACGATGCCGCCGGGCTTGCCCGTCCAGACATTCTGCCCCGGCGGGCGGCTACCCCAGTCGATGGCGTTCTTGAGCGCGGCCGGGATGGACCGGTTGTGCTCCGGCGTCACGAACAGCACGCCCTGCGACTGCCGCACCAGGTCCTTGAGCGCCACCGCGCCCGCCGGCATGGACAGGTCCAGGTCCTGGTTGTAGAGCGGCAGATCCAGGTTGGCGTAGGTCGGTTTGAAATGGGCGGGCAATAGTTTCGCCAAGGCGTGCGCCAGTTGCAGGTTGAAGGAAGCCTTGCGCAGGCTACCCACGAGGACGGCGATCCGGTATTCCATGATCCGCTCCATAAGCGATTGAGGGCGTTCCAGTGTAGGGGAGCGCTCGTGCCGGCGTCGTAACGAAAATCATGCACCTGTATGGTGCAATCGATCAGGGTTTTCACTGATACGGTGAATTGTGCGGTGCGGGATAACCCCGCGTGTATCCGCAATGCCAGGGCGCCCCGGGGGATATTGCGCCGCAAAAAATTGGCACGCGTATTGCTCTTGGTTGATGGCCAGTGCTGCATCTGGCCTTCCCAGGAGTCGTTTGCCATGTCCGCCCCCGCCCCCGCGCTTGCCACGCCGGCCCCCGTCACCATGTTGGTCACCCGTCAGATCGCGCCCGAACGCTACAGCGATTTCCTGGCTTGGCAGCGCCAGGGCGAGATCCTGGCGGCGGGTTTCCCTGGTTTCCTGGGCTCGGGGGTATTGCAACCGCCGGAAGGCGGCGATCAATACCAGATCGTGCTGCGCTTCCACGACGAGGCCAGCCTGGCGCGCTGGGAAAACTCCCTGCCGCGCAGGATGTGGCTGGAGCGGGGCAGCAGCCTGGTGCGTGAAAGCCGCGTCCATCGCGCCACCGGCATGGACGCCTGGTTCGGCCCGCAGAAAAGCGCCCCGCCGCGCTGGAAGCAGGCTTTCTGTATCTGGGTGGTGTATTGCCCGTCGCTGCTGTTGTTCAACATCGCGTTCCAGGATCAACTGACCTCCCTGTCGCTGTTCTGGCGCGTGCTGGTGACGACGTCCACGATGAGCCCCATCCTGTCCTTCGTGCTGATTCCTTTCATCAGCCGGGTCCTGCACCGGTGGCTGCACCCGCGGCCCAGGCGCGCCGCGGCCTGACCAGGCCGCGACCACCAGGCCGCGAAAAGGCCTTTTGCTTCTGCTAAAGTCCGCCTGCTTTCCGGCCGGCGCGCCGGGGCGGCGCCCGCGCCGCCATGGACTTTCAGGAGTGACGCATGCAGCTCAATCTCGACGGCTTTGCCGCGATGGTCCCCACCATGGTCGATCTTGGCCTGAACCTGCTGTGGGGCGTGGTGATACTGGGGCTGGGTTGGTGGATCGCCGGCGTGCTGGGACGCTGGGTGCGCCGCCTGGCGCAAGGTTCGGACCGCATCGATCGCACCATCGTGCCGATGTTCAGCACGACCGTGATCTGGGCCGTCCGGATCTTCACGCTGATCGCCGTGCTGGCCCAGCTGGGCGTGCAAACCGCCAGCATCATCGCGGTGCTCGGCGCGGCCGGCCTGGCCGTGGGCCTGGCGTTGCAGGGAACGCTGCAGAACATCGCCGCCGGCATCATGCTGCTGATATTGCGGCCCATACGCGCGGGCGAATACATCGCCTTGAGCTCCGGCAGCGACGGTACCGTCGAGGAAGTCGGCCTGTTCCTGACACGCCTGGTGCAGGGCGACGGCATCCACGTGACGCTGCCCAACAGCACGATCTGGAACGCCACCATCACCAACTACAGCCGCAACGCCACCCGCCGCTTCGACATGGCCGTGGGCGTGCGTTATGGCGACGACCTGGACCTGGCGATGGCGACGCTGCGCGACCTGGTCAATGCGCACCCGCTGGCGCTGCAGACGCCCGCGCCGGACGTGCGCGTGTTCGAATACCGCGACAACGTGGTGATCGTCAACGTGCGGGTATGGGCGGAATCGGCGCGCTACTGGGAATTCCGCTGGGACCTGCTGCACAAGACCCGCCTGGCGCTGGATGCCGCCGGCCTGCGTCCGCCGGTGCCGGTGCGCGAACTGATCCAGGCGAACCGCGAAGAGGACGCCGCCCCCACCAGGCAGGCTTGAGAGGAGCGGCGGGCGCGATCAGTTCTGGTTCCGCAGGCGCGACAGCTCGGCCTGTATCCACCCGGCGATTTCGCGCTGCCGCTGCGCGGGCATGCGGTCGATGATGGCCGTGACGCTGATCGCCAGCACCGGCATGCCATGCGTATCGAGCAGCGCGCATCCCACCCCCAGCGCGCCGCGCACGGCGTGGTTGCCGACCACGGCATAGCCGCGGGCGCGTGTGTTCTCCACCAGGCGCAGCATTTCATGCGGCGTCATGCCGCCGTATTCGTCCAGTTGCGCGGCATTGCGTTCGACGATGCTGCGCGCTTCCTCGTCGGGCAGCGCCGACAGCAGGGCCATGCCGCCGGAGCCCACGCCCAACGGCTGGCGCTTGCCGGCGTAAGTGGCCAGGATCTGCACCGGATAGCCGCCGATCTCGCGATGCAGGCTGATCGATTCATCGCCGTCGCGCACGACCAGGAACACCGCGTCGCCGGTGCGTTCGGCCAGGCGCCGGAGCGCGGGCAGGGTCTGCCGCAGCCGCGGATCGGAATCCGGCGCGCCGGCCTCCTGCGCCAGCCGCGCCCGATAGCGCTTGCTGCCCGTCACCTGCTGCGCCAGGCCGGCTTCCATCAGCGCGGCCATCAGGCGATAGATGGTGGGGCGCTGGATGCCGGTATAACGGGCCAGGTCCGTCACGCACAGGCCGTCCGTGCCGTGATCGCGCAGGGCCGCCAGGACCTGCAGGCCTCGGCGTAGCGTCCGCGGGCCGGCGGCGGTGGGCGTAAAGTCTTCCATAGGTCTAGCGGCCGGGGCCGTTGTCGATGTACGCGCGCGGCCGGCGCGGAAAGCAAAATGAAGGCGAAACGTCCGCCTGACGGACGAAAGAGCGACAAGGTGTTGCAGCGGACGCGGGTTTCGGGAAAATCCGCCGAGAAAAATTCCAAACGTCCATTACCTGGACGATAAATTTAGCGTCCATCACCTGGACATTCAAGCCTAAACGTCCATTACCTGGACACTATTGGAGTGAGACAGATGAGTCAAAAGCTTGCCCTGTTCAAACGGGCGGCCGCCGCCTTGGTCGCGGCCGCCGCATTCTGCGCCGTCAGCGCGCCGGCCCAGGCCGCCTATCCCGACAAGCCGGTGCGCATCGTCGTGGGCTTCAGCGCCGGCGGTACGACCGACGTGATCGCCCGCATCATGGCCAAGGAGCTCACCGAAGCCCTGGGC
This genomic interval from Bordetella genomosp. 9 contains the following:
- a CDS encoding M14 family metallopeptidase, translating into MTSMGIIKEFLSGRDGGARRAGGIAVGSMSSGMAVELPYVAVRGAQPGKTLWLHGQVHGDEINGMVAALRFAARLDPQAMRGNVVVTPTGNPHALDLRRKRNPYDDLDLDQCYPGNARGLISERLAYALMNEMRGTADLVINLHTMNPLFDAKPYAVYKLNPDSGIGERELLRAIALFEPSVACRMDVGGKGELPGNIAGALDYQCQTAGIPAFMLELGGGSRYEAANVALAERGFERLAAQMGILDRQAAAPASVRRVTRRGWITFDHGGLFVPEAQAGDEVRKDALLGTAMDIYGTVREHIRVPADGIIIGLRRDPVVHTGERAAFVGYEWDSYAL
- a CDS encoding ATP-grasp domain-containing protein → MTDTVSPIAAERPPLIGKARLITLAFRQGDLDGLRQQLLARAQQDPDDANAALDLSMTLLLLGQRDTALALQRHAVQTRPLYHMPAARPGGVRLLALVSCGDFLANTPLEFLVADSDVSLDILYVGDGVPAPAALPPHDALIVAIGESAANRPLLQALAEPVGQWHTPVVNRPEHVLKTSRDGLAEALRDAPGIVVPEIARVGRPALAAIAEGAAAPASVLPGIDYPILVRPIDSHAGQGLAKIDRAADLAEYLAGSDAAEFYVSRFVEYRSTDGRYRKYRVVLIDGVPYLGHLGISPRWMVHYLNADMAENASNRAEEAEQMRDFDGGFGGRHAQAFAEIHRRVGLDYLVMDCAETPDGRLLVFEGDTCGVIHAMDPEDLYPYKPPYMRKIFAAFQDMLRRKAFP
- a CDS encoding pyridoxal phosphate-dependent decarboxylase family protein: MTLPPTAPPSGGSLDPTDWAELRAQGHRMLDDMFDYLAGLRERPVWQPAPADVRAGFGTPLPRQPTSLAAAHDRFMRDILPYAVGNAHPGFMGWVHGGGTAVGMLAETLAAGLNANLGGRNQIPVEVERQITRWMRELFGFPDAASGLFVTGTSMANLVGVLVARAAALGQTVRRAGVAGQTGQPAVRLVAYTSACAHTCIAQAMDITGLGADALRRIPVDRDFRMDPAALRAAIAADRRAGFQPFLIAGTAGTVDVGAIDPLDVLADIAADEGMWFHVDGAFGALAMLAPTLAPLLAGIERADSIAFDFHKWGQVPYDAGFILVRDGATHRAAFEASAAYLSRETRGLAADSPWPCDYGPDLSRGFRALKTWFTLTVYGADQLGAAIARSCDVARHLARRVADEPRLELLAPVALNIVCFRYPADGPHASDRLNTAIAQAVQESGIAAPSTTRINGTLAIRAAIVNHRTTSADVDRLCDAVLRIGAELGALAPEVQSIP
- a CDS encoding MFS transporter — protein: MSIEQQQGPAAVGSAGPAPQGGEPPGQEPQPPSNSGRGVAWLVAGAFFMEMLDATVITTALPEMAQSFGVRPADMSIGMSAYLLALAVFIPVSGWVADRYGPRRVFGGALALFTVASILCGLSQSLPQFTAARILQGLGGAMMVPVGRLAVLRVTPKQDLVKAIAIITWPGLAAPVIGPLVGGIVTTTLSWHWIFFLNVPLGLIALAANARLVRGSAGGRRPFDLPGFILTGVGCSMLMYAVDLCGKLDVEAGLVAGLMVLAVASLALAVRHLRRAPHPLVDLTPMRYRTFAVTMYGGSLFRIAIGSAPFLLPLMFQVGFGLSPVQAGSLMLALFAGNLAMKPATTWVMRRFGFRHVLVGNGLLVAIGFGLCATLTAGTPAWWTSALLFFCGMSRSMQYTALNTLGFADIPKPAMTGATTLFSACQQLNAGLGIAFGAVALRAAEWLTGHGQAAPQPLQFRVALLLSALLAAVAVLDSARLPANAGADISGHRKPARRGAA
- a CDS encoding SRPBCC family protein, giving the protein MASTTSKNVSQLLAFLSAKPELGPANLNDTERLMSGVGGGALVLAGLRRGGLVGILAALAGGALVSRGLSGRCAVKARLAKTPHERAIAAERGWNTAAASSQRIVVQRPIAEVYAFCREFRNLPQFMEHVRTVEVMDDRRSHWTIEAPLGRALEWDTVITEDVPGSRIAWESTPESPVRHTGSLTFSDVVGLGTEVQAVIAYEPPAGELGRIVAKLWGDTPGAQARDDLLRLKRFLEAGQDHVTASEDGD
- a CDS encoding DUF6496 domain-containing protein, with the protein product MPERKTLARAERDKKQGKSASTQAGEFVREQIDHVREGKHGVRSAKQAVAIGLSEARRSGVKVPTKSTASKTTKKKAKQDEAKASRGATKSAKRSAATTRALKRESTAGASKRALSGQARTAASKRTSTDRSAAARKAAQTKGAAGRSAAARKAARTRAANRQAQAR
- a CDS encoding dodecin — protein: MANHVYKQIELVGSSTTSSDDAVSRAIERASSTLRNIEWFEVTSVRGHIEQGKVAHWQVGLKIGMRIEEAD
- a CDS encoding NADPH-dependent FMN reductase, giving the protein MMEYRIAVLVGSLRKASFNLQLAHALAKLLPAHFKPTYANLDLPLYNQDLDLSMPAGAVALKDLVRQSQGVLFVTPEHNRSIPAALKNAIDWGSRPPGQNVWTGKPGGIVGISPSNAGTAMAQQHLRNILAAEGSMSLTLPEVFLQMKDGFFDADGAIANADTRAFLQGWVDRYVAWVEKLAA
- a CDS encoding antibiotic biosynthesis monooxygenase — translated: MSAPAPALATPAPVTMLVTRQIAPERYSDFLAWQRQGEILAAGFPGFLGSGVLQPPEGGDQYQIVLRFHDEASLARWENSLPRRMWLERGSSLVRESRVHRATGMDAWFGPQKSAPPRWKQAFCIWVVYCPSLLLFNIAFQDQLTSLSLFWRVLVTTSTMSPILSFVLIPFISRVLHRWLHPRPRRAAA
- a CDS encoding mechanosensitive ion channel family protein, encoding MQLNLDGFAAMVPTMVDLGLNLLWGVVILGLGWWIAGVLGRWVRRLAQGSDRIDRTIVPMFSTTVIWAVRIFTLIAVLAQLGVQTASIIAVLGAAGLAVGLALQGTLQNIAAGIMLLILRPIRAGEYIALSSGSDGTVEEVGLFLTRLVQGDGIHVTLPNSTIWNATITNYSRNATRRFDMAVGVRYGDDLDLAMATLRDLVNAHPLALQTPAPDVRVFEYRDNVVIVNVRVWAESARYWEFRWDLLHKTRLALDAAGLRPPVPVRELIQANREEDAAPTRQA
- a CDS encoding IclR family transcriptional regulator, which codes for MEDFTPTAAGPRTLRRGLQVLAALRDHGTDGLCVTDLARYTGIQRPTIYRLMAALMEAGLAQQVTGSKRYRARLAQEAGAPDSDPRLRQTLPALRRLAERTGDAVFLVVRDGDESISLHREIGGYPVQILATYAGKRQPLGVGSGGMALLSALPDEEARSIVERNAAQLDEYGGMTPHEMLRLVENTRARGYAVVGNHAVRGALGVGCALLDTHGMPVLAISVTAIIDRMPAQRQREIAGWIQAELSRLRNQN